One window of the Triticum dicoccoides isolate Atlit2015 ecotype Zavitan chromosome 3B, WEW_v2.0, whole genome shotgun sequence genome contains the following:
- the LOC119281446 gene encoding putative ripening-related protein 7, whose amino-acid sequence MASTTNAVVIFCIVLVFLQVSCAVSRHPTEGKFELRQNVPAVMTVNGFQEGEGGGGPASCDGQYHSDDEFVVSLSSEWYAGGARCGRGIRILDTSNIGIDAKVVDECAGCDNEVGASSHIWNNFHLDTSLGQVDIRWSDLDS is encoded by the coding sequence ATGGCAAGCACTACCAATGCCGTGGTGATTTTCTGCATTGTCCTAGTTTTTCTGCAGGTGTCGTGTGCCGTTTCCAGGCACCCCACGGAAGGTAAGTTCGAGCTTCGACAGAACGTCCCGGCGGTGATGACGGTGAACGGCTTCcaggaaggagaggggggcggtgggCCGGCGTCTTGCGACGGCCAGTACCACAGCGACGATGAGTTCGTGGTGTCGCTGTCCTCGGAGTGGTACGCGGGCGGGGCCCGGTGCGGAAGGGGAATCCGCATCCTCGACACTTCCAATATCGGCATAGACGCCAAGGTAGTTGATGAGTGCGCCGGCTGCGACAACGAGGTGGGCGCCTCGTCCCATATCTGGAACAACTTCCATCTTGACACCAGcctcggccaggtggacatcagaTGGTCGGACCTGGACTCCTAA